A genomic region of Caenorhabditis elegans chromosome V contains the following coding sequences:
- the srw-39 gene encoding G-protein coupled receptors family 1 profile domain-containing protein (Predicted), translated as MNSSKATDYVVPEEFRGDAWLKFSSWINSISAYLYLTDFIISFIGIFPSLFHFWILTRTYMRHLTTNLFLIGITVCGIIHIICNIIEFFPMLYDYYLSFKVPSECFPFAPYSKIVSNYYSSMTNAVVTGMLTYFTVAMAIIRFLVVKFPLASGMQRLIYSKSGLKILLPIIILILPLWIAEISSTNIVETGIWVPGPNCDGFAENYTEKMYTVETSITFGIDEFYWIVYYIYAVIFQFIPSILLPISTVLLIIELKKNKKTTTWTK; from the exons atgaATAGCTCGAAAGCTACCGACTATGTTGTTCCTGAAGAGTTTCGTGGAGATGcttggctgaaattttcgagctGGATAAATTCCATCAGTGCATATTTATATCTAACAGATTTTATTATCTCTTTTATTGGAATCTTCCCAAGTCTATTTCATTTCTGGATTCTTACAAGAACATATATGCGGCATTTAACCACAAATCTATTTCTGATAGGTATTACTGTTTGTGGGATTATCCATATAATTTGTAatattatcgaattttttccaatgctCTATGACTATTATCTTAGCTTCAAGGTTCCATCTGAGTG ttttccattTGCACCTTACTCTAAAATAGTGTCCAATTATTATTCCTCAATGACAAACGCTGTTGTAACTGGGATGTTGACCTATTTCACTGTTGCCATGGCAATTATCAGATTTCTTGTGGTGAAATTTCCATTAGCTAGcgg CATGCAACGCCTTATCTACTCCAAAAgtgggctgaaaattttactacCCATTATAATTCTCATATTACCCCTCTGGATAGCTGAAATATCTAGTACAAACATAGTTGAGACAGGCATCTGGGTCCCTGGTCCAAATTGTGATGGattcgctgaaaattatacagaaaaaatgtatacCGTTGAGACATCTATTACATTTGGAATCGACGAGTTTTATTGGATTGTCTATTACATATATGCAGTGATTTTCCAGTTTATTCCATCAATCTTACTTCCAATCTCTACAGTTTTGTTGATAATtgagttgaagaaaaataaaaagacaaCGACCTGGACTA aatgA